Part of the Cellulomonas taurus genome, TCTGGAGCGAGGACGACCCGAAGTGGGGCACCGTCACCGAGGGCCGCGGACCGCGTGACGCCTCGGAGATCGCGCTGGAGCAGGCGACCCTGGAGGCATCCGGTCTGCAGATCGGCGACCCGACCACGATCGTGCTCGCCGGGCAGCTCACCGACGTCACCGTGGTGGGCGCCATCGACCCGGAGGCCGCGATGCTGGGCGCCACCATCGTGATGCTGGACGCGGACAGCGGTCTCGCCCGGCTGGCCCCGGACGGTCGGATCGGCAGCGTGGAGATCTACGGCGAGGACGGGGTGGACCCGGACACGCTGGTGGCGCATCTCGCGCCGCTGACCGGCGACGATGTGCAGGCGGTCACCGGCGACACGCTGCGTGCCGACGCCAAGGCCCAGATCGACGACATGCTCGGCTTCGTCGTCACCTTCCTGCTCGTGTTCGCCGGGATCGCCCTGTTCGTCGGGGCGTTCATCATCTCGAACACCTTCGCGATGGCGGTGCGGCAGCGGATGCGCGAGTTCGCGCTGCTGCGGGCGGTCGGCGCCTCGCCGGCGCAGGTCTTCGCCTCGATCCTGGGGCAGGCGGCGATCGTGGGTCTGGCCGGGTCGGCGCTGGGCATCCTCGGCGGCCTGGGCCTGGTGCAGCTGCTGCGCGGCATCCTCGGCTCGGTCGGCATGGAGCTGGCCGGGGACCTGCCGGTGGACACCCTGACCATCGTGGTGTCGGTGCTGGTCGGCACCGTGGTGAGCGTGCTCGCCGCGGCGATCCCGGCCCGGCGCGCGGCCCTGGTGCCGCCGGTCGAGGCGATGCGGGACGAGGTCGTCACCCCCGAACGCTCGCTGCGGCCGCGTGCCATCGGTGGTCTGGTGCTGGTCGCGCTCGGGTTGGCGGCGGTCGGCGGTGCCCTGGCACGGTCGGAGGCCGACTGGGCGCTGACCGCCGACGGGATCGGTGCCGGTGCGGTGCTGATCGGCGTGCTCATGCTGTCCCCGGTGCTGGCCCGGGCCGTGATCGGGGTGTTGGCCTGGCCGGTGGTCCGGGTGCTGCGGCCGGTGGGTCGGTTGGCCCGCGGCAACGTGGTCCGCAATCCGCGGCGCACCGCCAACACCGCTGGTGCGCTGATGATCGGGATGGCGCTGGTCGGTGCGGTCTCGGTGATCGCGCTGTCGGCCAAGAGCTCGGTCGGGTCGATCATCGAGCAGCAGACCGACGGCGACTTCGTGCTCAGCGAGATCTCCGGTGCGATCCCGAACGACCTGATCGCCGAGGTCGACGGCCTGCCCGACGTCTCGGCGGTGGACCCGGTGCGGTTCGGCATGGTCCCGGTCGACGGGAGCACGAACTACCTGATCGGACTGCCGGACGGGGTGTTCGGCCGGTCGATCGACGTCGAGGTCGTGTCCGGGTCGTTGGCGGCGCTGGGCGAGGGCGAGCTGGTGCTCAAGCGGGAGACCGCCGAGGCCGACGGATGGCAGGTCGGTGACCGGGTGACGGTCGGTGACCGGGAGCTGACCGTCGGGGCGATCATCTCCACCGAGGTGCTCGGCCAGCCGTGGATGGTGCAGCAGTCGATCCTCGACCAGCTGGTGCCGACCGTGCAGCAGGGGTCGGATCTGGTGATCGTCCATGCGACCCCTGGCGCGGACCTGGACGCGGTGCGGACCGAGCTGACCGACGCCGCCCGCCCGTTCGTGGTGGTCGCGGTGATGTCGGCGCAGGAGTGGACCTCGTCGATGGCGGACCGGGTCGATCAGATCCTGGTCATCATGTACGCGCTGCTCGGCCTGTCGGTGGTGATCGCGGTGCTCGGCATCGTGAACACCCTCGCGCTGTCGGTCATCGAACGAACCCGGGAGATCGGCCTGCTGCGGGCGGTGGGGCTGGGCCGGTTGCAGCTGTCCGGGACCGTGGTGGTCGAATCGGTGCTGACCGCCGTCTTCGGCACCGTGGTCGGCCTGGTGATCGGCGTCGGCCTGGCGGCCACCCTGCCCAGCCTGCTCGAGGACCAGGGCTTCAGTTCGCTGTCGATCCCGTGGGGTGACCTGGCCGGGATGATCGTGCTCGCCCTGGTGGTCGGGGTGGTCGCGGCGCTGTGGCCCGCCGCCCGGGCGGCCCGGATGAAGGTGCTGGACTCGATCGGTTACGAGTGACCCCGATGGGAGGGCCGCGAGAAAAACGGCCGGTGTCGGCTGATGCGCCCTGAGTGACGCGTCGCAGCGGCCACACGGGGCGGGACCGGCTACCCCAGCCGGCCCCGCCCCGCTTCGTCAGTCCTCCGGGTGCGGGTTCGACCGGTCGCCCAGCACCCAGCCGTCCGGCCCGGCGAGCCGGTCGGCCGCCGCCGGACCCCAGCCGCCCGGCGCGTACTCCTCCGGTGCTGGGCGGCCCGGCCCCTGCAACGGGGCGAAGGCCCGCCAGGCGGAGCGCAGCCCTTCCGGGGTGGTGAAGAGCGACCGGTCGCCGACCAACACGTCGTGCAGCAGCGACGCATACGCCGTCAACGGGTGACCGTCGACGTCGTCCAGGGCGAGCGAGGCGGTGCCGGTCGCCAGTCGCAGCTCGGGTCCGGGCCGCTTGACGGTGGTGGTCACCTCGATCGCGCCGTCGCCGGCCAGTGACAGGCTGATCCGCCCAGGACCGGCCGGTTCGCCGAACAGCTCGTCCGGCGTCCGCAGCACCAGCGTGACCTGCTGCGCCGAGCGGGCCATCTTCTTGCCGGTGCGCAGCAGGAAGGGCACCCCGCGCCACCGGTCGTTGTCCACCCACAGGCGGGCGGCCACGAAGGTGTCGGTCTGCGAGTCGTCGGCCACCTCGTCGATGTCCCGGTAGCCGCGGAACTGCCCGAGCACCACGTCCTGCTCCGGGTCCAGCGGCCGGAAACAGGCGATCACGTCCTCCCGCGCTGCCGCCAGGTGCTCGGCGTCGAACCGGGCCGGCGGCTCCATCGCGACCTCGGCGGCGACCTGGAACAGATGGGTGACCAGCATGTCGAGGGCGGCACCGGTGGCGTCGTAGAACTCGGCGCGGTCGGCGACGTCCAGCGTCTCCGGCAGGTCGATCTGCACCTCGGTGACGTGCCGGTTGTTCCACATCCCGCCGAAGAGCTCGTTGCCGAACCGCAGCACGTGCAGGTTCTGGGTCGCCTCCTTGCCGAGGAAGTGGTCGATCCGGAACACCTGCTCCTCGTCCAGCACCTCGTGCACCAGGGTGTCGAGCTCCTCGAAGGACTCCGGCGAGGTGCCGTAGGGCTTCTCGTAGACCACGCGGATGCCGTCGGTCAGGTCGTGGGTTCGTAGACCGCGGGTGGTGGGCTCGAAGGCACTCGGCGGGACCGCGAGGTAGTGCACGACGGTCGGGGCCGGGTCGCCGTCCAGGTCCGCGGTGGCCTGGGCGATGGCGTCCACCAGCTCGCCCGGGTCGTCGCCGTCGAAGCTGCGCGCGTAGCGCAGGTGTCCGTCCAGGGCGTGCGGGTCGGTGTCGTCCGACCCGAACTCGCGCAGGGCGTCCTGCACCAGCGCGGTGAAGTCGTCGTCGCTGACGTCCCGGCGGCCGGTGCCGAGCAGCAGCCATCGGTCGGACAGCAGCCCGGCGGACGCCAGGTCGGCCAGGGCCGGGAGCACCAGCCGCTTGGCGAGGTCCCCGCGGGCGCCGTGCAGCACCAGCAGGACCGGAGGCAGCGGATCGGGTGCGGGGGTGGTCGAGGTGGACGTGCTGGTCTCCGCGTGCTGGTGCTGCACGGGGCCTCCGTTCAGGTCAGTGCGTGGTGCCGGGACGGTCGGTGTCCGTGCTGTCGGCGTGACGGCCGGGCGTGGGCGGTGTGGGGCCCGGGTTCGCGTGCGGGTGGGTGGCGCCGGGCGCGTCGTCGGGCGTGCTGTGCGTGCCGTGCGCGCCGGTCTGATTGGGCGCACCGGTCTGGTTGGGCGTCGCGGCGTCCCGGTGACCGTCGGCCTGCTTGCTCAGGAAGTCCTTGGCCTTGTCGACGGCGGAGTCGATCTTGCGATCGGTCCCCGGCGAGGTGCGGGACTTCACCGCGTCCGCTGCCTTGTCCAGCGCCCCGGCGACCTGCTCCTCCCGGCCCGCGAGCGCGTGCTTCGCCTTGTCCACGTAGTCGCCGATGCCCATGACCTGCTCCTCACTGGTGGGGAACGCCGGCTCGGCGCCGACGTGGATCGAGTCAACGCGTGGGCGGCGACACCCGCAACCGCTGTCAGGACCGGCTGGGGACCACCGGTCGGGGAGGTCGGATGGGGACAGGTGAACGTCCCGGGAAGATCACCCCTGGGGATCGGACGCCCCGTACGCTCGGGGCCGTGTCTGCCGAACGTCGCCGCCGTCGCGGGTGCCTGGTCACCTTCGTGCTCGCCCTGCTGCTGCTCGGCGGGGGAACGCTGCTCGCCGAGTACGCCAGTCGGTCGCTGGTCCAGAGCGTGGCCACCGATGCGCTGCGCAACGGCCTGCACACCGACACCAGCATCGATGTGGAGGTGCCGGAACACCCGGTGCTGCCGCAACTGATCCGCGGCGAGCTGACCGACGTCCGGGTGCAGGCCGACACCGCGCGGATCCGAGGCATCGACATCGTCGACCTGCAGGCGCAGGCGTCCGGGGTACGGATCCGCGGGGAGCGTGGGGCCGACGACGTGACCGTCACCGGGACGTTGCCGACGGACACCCTGCAGTCGTTGCTCGCCGAGCGCACCGGATGGGATCTCGACCTGGCCGAGCAGGACGGGCAACTGGTGCTCTCCGGCGAGGCGCTGGGCGTGCCGGTCACCGCGTCGTTGCAGGTCGGCGCCGTCGACGGCGCCCTGTCCGCCACCATCACCCAGGCCACGCTCGGCGGGTTCACCATCGACGCGTTGCAGCTGCCGCTCGGGCTGAACGACCAGCTGGGCGACCTGGCAGGGATCACCGATCAGCTCGCGGC contains:
- a CDS encoding ABC transporter permease yields the protein MRSHVGRFLLSLLAVALGVAFVAGTFSLRSMMSGSFSGIVDSSAPGDAYLQPPPEENASAITGSAATVPLSLVDEAAAIDGVAVALPTLSAPVVLVGADGTAVQSTQAPSMAMLWSEDDPKWGTVTEGRGPRDASEIALEQATLEASGLQIGDPTTIVLAGQLTDVTVVGAIDPEAAMLGATIVMLDADSGLARLAPDGRIGSVEIYGEDGVDPDTLVAHLAPLTGDDVQAVTGDTLRADAKAQIDDMLGFVVTFLLVFAGIALFVGAFIISNTFAMAVRQRMREFALLRAVGASPAQVFASILGQAAIVGLAGSALGILGGLGLVQLLRGILGSVGMELAGDLPVDTLTIVVSVLVGTVVSVLAAAIPARRAALVPPVEAMRDEVVTPERSLRPRAIGGLVLVALGLAAVGGALARSEADWALTADGIGAGAVLIGVLMLSPVLARAVIGVLAWPVVRVLRPVGRLARGNVVRNPRRTANTAGALMIGMALVGAVSVIALSAKSSVGSIIEQQTDGDFVLSEISGAIPNDLIAEVDGLPDVSAVDPVRFGMVPVDGSTNYLIGLPDGVFGRSIDVEVVSGSLAALGEGELVLKRETAEADGWQVGDRVTVGDRELTVGAIISTEVLGQPWMVQQSILDQLVPTVQQGSDLVIVHATPGADLDAVRTELTDAARPFVVVAVMSAQEWTSSMADRVDQILVIMYALLGLSVVIAVLGIVNTLALSVIERTREIGLLRAVGLGRLQLSGTVVVESVLTAVFGTVVGLVIGVGLAATLPSLLEDQGFSSLSIPWGDLAGMIVLALVVGVVAALWPAARAARMKVLDSIGYE
- a CDS encoding glucose-6-phosphate dehydrogenase, which produces MQHQHAETSTSTSTTPAPDPLPPVLLVLHGARGDLAKRLVLPALADLASAGLLSDRWLLLGTGRRDVSDDDFTALVQDALREFGSDDTDPHALDGHLRYARSFDGDDPGELVDAIAQATADLDGDPAPTVVHYLAVPPSAFEPTTRGLRTHDLTDGIRVVYEKPYGTSPESFEELDTLVHEVLDEEQVFRIDHFLGKEATQNLHVLRFGNELFGGMWNNRHVTEVQIDLPETLDVADRAEFYDATGAALDMLVTHLFQVAAEVAMEPPARFDAEHLAAAREDVIACFRPLDPEQDVVLGQFRGYRDIDEVADDSQTDTFVAARLWVDNDRWRGVPFLLRTGKKMARSAQQVTLVLRTPDELFGEPAGPGRISLSLAGDGAIEVTTTVKRPGPELRLATGTASLALDDVDGHPLTAYASLLHDVLVGDRSLFTTPEGLRSAWRAFAPLQGPGRPAPEEYAPGGWGPAAADRLAGPDGWVLGDRSNPHPED
- a CDS encoding antitoxin, giving the protein MGIGDYVDKAKHALAGREEQVAGALDKAADAVKSRTSPGTDRKIDSAVDKAKDFLSKQADGHRDAATPNQTGAPNQTGAHGTHSTPDDAPGATHPHANPGPTPPTPGRHADSTDTDRPGTTH
- a CDS encoding LmeA family phospholipid-binding protein; translation: MSAERRRRRGCLVTFVLALLLLGGGTLLAEYASRSLVQSVATDALRNGLHTDTSIDVEVPEHPVLPQLIRGELTDVRVQADTARIRGIDIVDLQAQASGVRIRGERGADDVTVTGTLPTDTLQSLLAERTGWDLDLAEQDGQLVLSGEALGVPVTASLQVGAVDGALSATITQATLGGFTIDALQLPLGLNDQLGDLAGITDQLAAQATITDAQVVAGGLRVTLTLHDVLLADL